Proteins encoded in a region of the Trypanosoma brucei gambiense DAL972 chromosome 11, complete sequence genome:
- a CDS encoding elongation factor 1 gamma, putative, which translates to MGVDLSFVVTPSWKQPLLKRRQLICSYPRPHLLVSILPFHPPPLHLRFVDISSDTTLNSKAMSLTLWFQPHHENARNLKLLVVAAFANVPVTVKACEYGRENETEEYRRNCSPCCRYPVLQTEDGCIFESNAIVRHIARLDKSGSFLYGRTPFEGSQVDMWLDFAATELDTAAKPFGLNIYRGVPIPADAMDSVHEVFGGLETWLETRTFLVGERLTVADICVAFALQFHYRANAAEGEALTKKYRNVYRLYNTVMQQPKTVEVLKSQGATFGPVKAKKAEQQAPKAEKAPKPAPKDDDDDDVPKEKKKPNPLDELPPSPFVLDAFKREYSNNDTRTVAAPYFFQNYDAAGYTSFWCRYKYNEDNKMQFMTANLVRGWFQRMEHTRKYAFGVALIIGEEKKHDIVALWVFRGKGMPEIVKDVEDTELFDWEEIPDVSAQRERITDYLCWEGPTIPKPVLEGRVFK; encoded by the coding sequence ATGGGCGTTGACCTTTCTTTCGTGGTGACACCAAGTTGGAAACAACCAttgctgaagaggcggcagTTAATTTGCTCATATCCCAGGCCCCATCTTCTGGTTTCTATCCTTCCAttccaccccccccctttaCACCTGCGTTTCGTAGATATAAGTTCTGACACTACTCTCAACAGTAAAGCAATGTCTCTCACACTCTGGTTTCAGCCACACCACGAAAACGCCCGCAACCTCAAGCTACTGGTGGTTGCTGCCTTTGCAAACGTTCCTGTGACGGTGAAGGCGTGTGAATatgggcgagagaacgagacGGAGGAGTATCGCCGCAACTGCAGTCCGTGCTGCCGCTACCCTGTGCTCCAGACGGAGGACGGATGTATCTTCGAGTCAAACGCGATCGTCCGACACATCGCACGACTTGACAAAAGCGGCAGTTTTCTGTACGGCCGCACACCCTTTGAGGGCAGCCAGGTGGACATGTGGTTGGATTTCGCCGCAACGGAACTCGATACTGCCGCAAAGCCATTTGGTTTAAACATATACCGCGGTGTGCCCATCCCAGCCGATGCGATGGATTCCGTGCACGAGGTGTTTGGTGGCCTTGAGACATGGCTGGAGACGCGCACATTCCTGGTTGGTGAGCGTTTGACCGTCGCAGACATCTGCGTCGCGTTTGCCCTTCAATTTCACTACCGTGCGAATGCTGCGGAGGGTGAAGCCCTGACAAAGAAGTACAGGAATGTCTACCGATTGTACAACACGGTGATGCAACAACCCAAGACAGTGGAGGTACTAAAATCCCAGGGTGCAACTTTCGGGCCAGTGAAGGCTAAAAAGGCAGAGCAGCAAGCACCTAAGGCGGAGAAGGCTCCCAAGCCCGCTCCgaaggatgatgatgatgatgatgtcccgaaggaaaagaagaagccgAACCCGCTGGACGAGCTCCCACCGAGCCCATTTGTTCTGGATGCATTCAAGCGCGAGTACAGCAACAACGACACACGCACGGTGGCGGCACCATACTTCTTCCAAAACTACGACGCGGCTGGGTACACATCGTTCTGGTGTCGCTACAAGTACAACGAAGACAACAAGATGCAATTCATGACAGCGAACCTCGTGCGTGGGTGGTTTCAGCGCATGGAGCACACACGCAAGTACGCGTTTGGGGTTGCCCTAATCATcggggaagagaagaagcacGACATCGTTGCGTTGTGGGTGTTCCGGGGTAAGGGTATGCCGGAGATCGTGAAAGATGTGGAAGACACGGAGTTGTTTGACTGGGAAGAGATCCCCGACGTGAGCGCCCAAAGGGAACGAATTACAGACTACCTGTGCTGGGAGGGTCCGACCATTCCGAAACCCGTTCTTGAGGGCCGCGTCTTTAAATAG